The stretch of DNA ATCGTAAAAACGGGGTTTAAGGACGTCATCGGTTCTTGGAAAATCATTGCAATTTCTTTCCCTCTCACTTGATTCACCTTATCATGACTCAAATTGTCGATCCGCATCCCTTTATATTTCACTTCTCCAGATTCAATCGTCGCCACCTTATCAGGTAACAGATTTAAAATGGATAAACTTAATACAGATTTACCAGAGCCTGATTCTCCTACGACACCTAATATTTCTCCCTCTTGTACTTCTAAATGAATATCAGAAATTGCGTCATATTGTTGACCTTCTATAGTAAATGTTGTTGTTAAGTGGTTGACTTCTAACAATTGATTTTGTTCCATTGTTTCACCCCTATGCCTATTTAAAAGATAAAATCATTTGCTCAACTTCATATGATTTTTAATTTCCCACTACATTTTCTTTTAAATATAAGAAAAGGGGAAGGACGTTATCCGTCACTCATCCCTTTCCTCATTGATATTTACGCTACTCTTATTTTTCGTCCACTGCCCATTCGTAAATTGGGTTCGTTCCTTTAAGTGAGACTTCAAAGTTTTTCACTTTTTTATTCACAACGACAACGTCACGCAATTCCACAACCGGAATAACCGGTACGTCTTCTGCCATGATTTTTTGCCACTCTAAATATTTTTCTTTACGTTTCTCGTTACTCTCTCCAACAACTTTTGTATCCACTGCATCTTTTAAAATTTGATCTGCTTTAGGATTGTTATAACGTGATTCATTCCATAAAGCTGTTGATTCATATAAGCCAGATGGATCTGGATCCGCACCTTGTTGCCATGTACGGAAATAAACTTCCATATCTTTTGAAGCATTTTCTAAATCATTCGAATACTTACCAAACTCTTCTAACTCTACTTTTGTTTTCAATCCTACTTTTTCCCAATATCCTTTAATCGCCGCTGTACGTGGTTCGAATGTTGGGTTAGAACCTGCATAGTGTTTTAAATTCACTACAAATGGTTTGCCGTCTGGATCTTCGCGGAAGCCGTCGCCATCTTTATCTTTATAGCCTGCTTCATCCAATAATTTTTTCGCTTTCTCAACATCATAATCGTATGACTTCACATCACCTTTTTTAGCACCACTCCAATGTGCAGAAGGGATCAATCCATTTAATGGTTGACCATATCCGTAGTAAAAGGCGTCAATCCATTCTTTACGGTTAATCGCGTAAGCCATCGCTTGACGTAATTTTTTATTTTGATATTTCGGTCTTTCTTTCCCGATTGTTTGTGTTTTCTTATCATAATCATTTAATACAAAACCAATAATGGCATAAGTTGTTGACGGTGATTCAAGAAGTTGTAGATTATCTGAACCGCTATCTTTAATTTCTTTCGCGATCGGCGCTGTAATCGTAGCCATGTCAATGTCACCTTTTTCAAGCGCTTGTGTCATGGACGTTTGTTCAACGACACGGAGATTAATCTTGTCAATTTTAGGTTCTCCTTGCCAATAGTCTTTATTTTTGACCAATTCTACAGACTCTCCATCAACGATATTTTTCACTTTATATGGCCCAATACCGATTGGATTTTTACGTACGGCATCAGATTTTGCCATATCTTTAACTGGAATGTCTTTAAAGATTTTTTCGCTG from Staphylococcus lutrae encodes:
- the opp4A gene encoding oligopeptide ABC transporter substrate-binding protein yields the protein MRKSYRYVLFLTLCIVLVLSACGKGGNNTKNESGKTEKSDAKGGTLTVGLAGAPQGNFQSIFAGSTDDSDVIGYFNDSLIDLDDDLKIKPKILSWEAHKDNDLTYTFKVKKGIKWQDGNPFTINDWIFTLETLADPDYDGPRYNGVEIVKGAEEKHKGQADHISGIKKIDDYTAELTFKDHKANNLLELWTSAPISEKIFKDIPVKDMAKSDAVRKNPIGIGPYKVKNIVDGESVELVKNKDYWQGEPKIDKINLRVVEQTSMTQALEKGDIDMATITAPIAKEIKDSGSDNLQLLESPSTTYAIIGFVLNDYDKKTQTIGKERPKYQNKKLRQAMAYAINRKEWIDAFYYGYGQPLNGLIPSAHWSGAKKGDVKSYDYDVEKAKKLLDEAGYKDKDGDGFREDPDGKPFVVNLKHYAGSNPTFEPRTAAIKGYWEKVGLKTKVELEEFGKYSNDLENASKDMEVYFRTWQQGADPDPSGLYESTALWNESRYNNPKADQILKDAVDTKVVGESNEKRKEKYLEWQKIMAEDVPVIPVVELRDVVVVNKKVKNFEVSLKGTNPIYEWAVDEK